A single region of the Sphingobium sp. EP60837 genome encodes:
- a CDS encoding NAD(P)-dependent oxidoreductase, with protein MPHMLILGMGYTAARMAKRLRAEGWYVTGTRRTADAEALAFDDDSAVNAAIARSTHILSSVPPDGGADPVLTRYGAAIADAPALWTGYLSSTGVYGDAAGAWVDESSPVGSDRRSARVQADTDWGALRPDMRRFRLPGIYGPGRSALDRVREGRAHRIDLPEQIFSRAHVDDIVAGITASFDAPPGVYNLADDLPCAQNRLIEAACTMLGEPLPPMLTLEEAQLSPMARSFYAENRRVANGRAKRLLGWAPRYPTYREGLAACLAEAG; from the coding sequence ATGCCCCACATGCTCATCCTAGGCATGGGCTATACGGCCGCCCGCATGGCCAAACGCCTGCGCGCAGAGGGTTGGTATGTTACGGGCACTCGCCGTACCGCTGATGCCGAAGCACTCGCCTTCGACGACGACAGCGCCGTCAACGCCGCCATCGCTCGGTCAACTCATATCCTGTCGTCCGTCCCGCCCGACGGCGGGGCGGATCCCGTCTTGACTCGCTATGGCGCCGCGATCGCCGACGCACCCGCGCTCTGGACCGGCTATCTCTCCTCTACCGGCGTCTATGGCGATGCGGCGGGGGCCTGGGTGGATGAGAGCAGTCCGGTCGGTTCGGATCGGCGAAGCGCGCGGGTGCAGGCGGATACGGACTGGGGCGCGCTCAGGCCGGATATGCGCCGTTTTCGGTTGCCCGGCATTTATGGTCCCGGCCGGTCTGCGCTGGATCGGGTGCGGGAGGGGAGGGCGCATCGGATCGACCTGCCCGAACAGATTTTCAGCCGCGCGCATGTGGACGATATTGTCGCCGGGATCACCGCCTCCTTCGACGCGCCGCCTGGCGTCTATAATCTCGCTGACGATCTGCCCTGCGCGCAGAACCGGCTGATCGAAGCGGCCTGCACGATGCTGGGTGAGCCGCTGCCGCCGATGCTGACGCTGGAGGAGGCGCAGCTGTCACCCATGGCACGGAGTTTTTACGCCGAAAACCGGCGGGTCGCCAATGGGCGCGCGAAGCGGCTGCTGGGCTGGGCTCCGCGCTATCCGACCTATCGCGAGGGGCTGGCCGCCTGTCTTGCCGAGGCGGGATGA
- a CDS encoding DMT family transporter — protein sequence MSGESAKGGVIIPFLLVTLIWSSTWIVIRDQLAAVPPSWSVCYRFLLGAIGMALFAFARRVPLRLPPAGIAFAAVLGIAQFVLNFNFVYRAEHYLTSGVVATVYALLLIPNSILGWIAFRQPVSRSFILGSLVAITGIALLLLREYRAAPVSAEAVLLGIALSAAGLLSASTANVMQGMQIARRLPMAAVLTWAMLIGSMADALYAWATVGPPVMEWRTGYLLGIAWLGIAGSVVTFPLYFQLIQRMGPGRAAYSSVLVPVIAMLISTVAEGYRWSTLSAAGALLAVAGMVIALRAKSA from the coding sequence ATGAGCGGAGAGAGCGCGAAGGGCGGCGTCATCATCCCCTTCCTACTGGTGACGCTGATCTGGAGTTCGACCTGGATCGTCATCCGCGACCAGCTTGCCGCCGTTCCGCCCAGTTGGTCGGTTTGCTACCGCTTCCTGCTGGGCGCTATCGGCATGGCGCTGTTTGCATTCGCGCGGCGCGTGCCGCTGCGCCTGCCGCCTGCAGGCATCGCCTTTGCGGCGGTGCTGGGCATCGCGCAGTTCGTGCTCAACTTCAACTTCGTCTATCGCGCGGAGCATTATCTGACCTCCGGCGTGGTCGCGACCGTCTATGCCCTGCTGTTGATTCCGAACAGCATCCTTGGCTGGATCGCCTTCCGCCAGCCGGTCAGCCGCTCCTTCATCCTGGGATCGCTGGTGGCGATCACGGGCATCGCATTGCTCCTGCTGCGCGAGTATCGCGCGGCGCCTGTCTCTGCCGAAGCGGTGCTGTTGGGCATCGCGCTCAGCGCCGCTGGCCTCCTCAGCGCTTCCACCGCTAATGTCATGCAGGGTATGCAGATCGCCCGGCGCCTGCCCATGGCGGCGGTCCTCACCTGGGCGATGCTGATCGGCAGCATGGCCGACGCACTTTATGCCTGGGCAACCGTTGGCCCGCCCGTAATGGAATGGCGCACGGGCTATCTGCTCGGCATCGCCTGGCTGGGCATTGCTGGGTCAGTCGTCACCTTCCCGCTCTATTTTCAGCTGATCCAGCGCATGGGGCCGGGGCGTGCGGCCTATTCGAGCGTGCTGGTCCCGGTGATCGCCATGCTGATCTCCACCGTGGCGGAGGGTTATCGCTGGTCCACATTGAGCGCAGCAGGCGCGCTGCTCGCGGTGGCAGGCATGGTAATCGCGCTGCGGGCGAAAAGCGCTTAG
- a CDS encoding threonine aldolase family protein codes for MHFFSDNATPVCPQVMAAIAAADRADRGYDGDAWSARLDSAFSDLFAAPVRALWVATGTAANSIALACLCPPYGGILCHEESHIAVDECGAPGFYTHGATLMPLPGKGAKLAPATLIDRLKAIRPDVHQIPARAISITQATEYGLVYTPHEVAAIGQVARDHGLGLHMDGARFANAMAHLGCHPGDVSWRAGVDILTFGCVKNGGMVGEALLFFGPDADARAAEAARWRKRGGHLLSKGRYLAAQILALIEDGLWLDNGRAANAAATMLAQLAPERLLHPVQTNELFLHLSAPEAAALRAQGFDFYDWGEDAARLVTNWAQDAASIQPLADALKALQ; via the coding sequence ATGCATTTCTTCTCCGACAACGCGACGCCCGTCTGCCCGCAGGTCATGGCCGCCATCGCCGCCGCAGACCGTGCCGATCGCGGCTATGATGGCGACGCCTGGAGCGCCCGGCTCGACAGCGCCTTTTCGGACCTGTTCGCCGCGCCCGTCCGCGCCCTGTGGGTCGCTACTGGCACCGCGGCCAACAGCATCGCGCTCGCCTGCCTCTGCCCGCCCTATGGCGGGATATTGTGCCATGAAGAATCGCATATCGCCGTCGATGAGTGCGGCGCGCCCGGCTTCTACACCCATGGCGCCACTCTGATGCCGCTGCCCGGCAAGGGCGCCAAGCTTGCCCCCGCTACCTTGATCGATCGGCTGAAGGCGATCCGCCCCGACGTGCATCAGATCCCCGCGCGCGCGATCAGCATTACCCAGGCAACCGAATATGGCCTGGTCTATACGCCCCATGAGGTCGCGGCGATCGGCCAAGTGGCGCGGGATCACGGCCTCGGCTTGCATATGGATGGCGCTCGCTTCGCCAATGCCATGGCGCATCTGGGCTGCCATCCCGGTGACGTCAGCTGGCGTGCGGGCGTCGATATATTGACCTTCGGCTGCGTCAAAAATGGCGGCATGGTGGGCGAGGCGCTGCTCTTCTTCGGCCCGGACGCGGACGCGCGCGCGGCGGAGGCGGCGCGCTGGCGCAAGCGCGGCGGTCACCTCCTCTCCAAAGGCCGCTATCTCGCCGCCCAAATCCTCGCGCTGATCGAGGATGGTCTCTGGCTCGACAACGGTCGCGCGGCCAATGCCGCCGCCACGATGCTGGCACAGTTGGCTCCGGAACGCCTGCTGCACCCGGTCCAGACGAATGAACTGTTCCTCCACCTCTCCGCCCCCGAAGCAGCGGCCCTGCGTGCGCAGGGCTTCGACTTTTACGACTGGGGCGAGGATGCGGCGCGGTTGGTCACCAACTGGGCGCAGGACGCCGCCAGCATCCAGCCCCTCGCCGACGCCTTGAAGGCGCTCCAATGA
- a CDS encoding branched-chain amino acid aminotransferase, with amino-acid sequence MDVQQKSRFTVTRSSKAVSADQRAVLLVEPGFGRLFTDHMVTIRYSEGQGWHSHSVGPREPFQLDPACAVLHYAQEIFEGMKAYRLEDGSIAMFRPEENARRFAESAERMAMPVLPEDIFLEAVEELVKIDADWIPGGEGSLYLRPFMFASESFLGVRPAAEYIFCVIASPAGAYFKGGKKAVTLWVSEHYTRAAKGGTGAAKCGGNYAASLVAQSEATKHGCDQVVFLDAAEHKWVEELGGMNVFFVMDDGAIITPPLSGTILPGITRNSIITLARTKGHDVREEPYSFAQWRADAASGKLREAFACGTAAVVTAIGTVKSVEGDFTIGNGDGGIVTEALRTELTGIQRGTVADPAGWVRKL; translated from the coding sequence ATGGACGTCCAGCAGAAGTCGCGCTTTACCGTCACCCGAAGCAGCAAGGCTGTGTCGGCTGACCAGCGCGCGGTATTGCTGGTGGAACCCGGCTTTGGGCGGCTCTTCACCGATCATATGGTGACGATTCGCTATAGCGAGGGACAGGGGTGGCATAGCCATTCGGTTGGCCCCCGTGAGCCGTTCCAACTCGATCCCGCCTGCGCGGTTCTGCACTATGCGCAGGAGATATTCGAAGGGATGAAGGCATACCGCTTGGAAGATGGCAGCATCGCCATGTTCCGGCCAGAGGAAAATGCCCGCCGCTTCGCCGAATCGGCCGAGCGCATGGCAATGCCGGTGCTGCCGGAGGACATCTTCCTCGAAGCCGTCGAGGAACTGGTGAAGATCGACGCGGACTGGATTCCGGGCGGCGAGGGCAGCCTGTATCTGCGTCCCTTCATGTTTGCGAGCGAGAGCTTCTTGGGCGTGCGCCCGGCGGCGGAGTATATTTTCTGCGTTATCGCTTCCCCCGCAGGCGCTTATTTCAAGGGGGGCAAGAAGGCGGTCACGCTCTGGGTGTCTGAACATTATACGCGCGCGGCCAAAGGCGGCACGGGCGCGGCGAAGTGCGGCGGCAATTATGCCGCCAGCCTGGTGGCGCAGTCCGAGGCGACCAAACATGGCTGCGACCAGGTCGTCTTCCTGGATGCGGCCGAACATAAGTGGGTCGAGGAATTGGGCGGCATGAACGTCTTCTTCGTCATGGACGATGGGGCGATCATCACCCCGCCGCTGTCGGGTACGATCCTGCCCGGCATCACGCGCAACAGCATCATCACGCTCGCCCGCACCAAGGGGCATGACGTGCGTGAGGAGCCCTACAGCTTTGCGCAATGGCGCGCCGATGCCGCGAGCGGCAAGCTTCGCGAGGCATTCGCCTGCGGTACGGCGGCTGTTGTCACCGCGATCGGCACGGTGAAGAGTGTCGAGGGCGATTTCACCATCGGCAATGGCGATGGCGGGATCGTTACCGAAGCCTTGCGCACGGAACTGACGGGCATCCAGCGCGGAACGGTGGCCGATCCGGCGGGCTGGGTGCGCAAGCTGTAA
- a CDS encoding FAD-dependent monooxygenase, giving the protein MQRFDVVILGGGLVGLTLGIALSGHGVRCAVIDPADPVETTASGFDGRVSAISSTSHAMLSAIGVAALLEGKGCPIDRIWVSDGLEPGALDFAPEPDDGVMGIMFPNRDLRIALAQAAEKAEHLTRFQPDRATHVERNADGVTLTLASGQELQGALLVAAEGRNSPTREAAGIRTTRWQYKHTAIVTAIDHEVPHANTAYEIFYPGGPFALLPMLPGTRSAIVWTVPTEQAPVMLKLSERAWLAEAQKRMGGFLGEIALAGPRSSYPLGFHHAARITDTRLALVGDSAHAIHPIAGQGLNLGFRDVAALVEVLVDGMRLGLDPGDAQLLARYQRWRGLDAMSVSVAMDGLVRLFDVPGRIPSLVRRAGLAAVQRTSMLKDRFMAEARGESGALPKLLIGEMI; this is encoded by the coding sequence ATGCAACGCTTTGACGTCGTCATTCTGGGCGGGGGGCTTGTCGGCCTGACCCTGGGCATCGCGCTTTCGGGCCATGGGGTGCGCTGCGCCGTCATTGACCCTGCGGATCCGGTGGAGACTACCGCCAGCGGCTTTGACGGGCGCGTGTCGGCCATTTCCTCGACCAGCCATGCCATGCTGTCGGCGATCGGCGTGGCGGCGCTGCTGGAGGGCAAGGGCTGCCCGATCGATCGTATATGGGTGAGCGACGGGCTGGAGCCGGGCGCGCTCGACTTCGCGCCGGAGCCGGACGACGGTGTGATGGGGATCATGTTCCCCAATCGCGACCTGCGCATCGCCTTGGCCCAAGCGGCGGAGAAGGCGGAACACCTCACTAGATTTCAGCCTGACCGCGCTACCCATGTGGAACGCAATGCCGATGGCGTCACGCTGACGCTGGCCAGCGGACAAGAGCTTCAAGGGGCACTGCTGGTGGCGGCGGAAGGGCGCAACAGTCCGACGCGTGAGGCGGCGGGCATTCGTACGACGCGCTGGCAATATAAGCATACCGCCATCGTGACGGCGATCGACCATGAGGTGCCGCACGCCAACACCGCTTACGAAATTTTCTATCCCGGTGGGCCCTTCGCACTGCTGCCGATGCTGCCGGGAACGCGATCGGCGATCGTGTGGACCGTGCCGACGGAGCAGGCGCCGGTAATGTTGAAGCTGTCCGAGCGCGCCTGGCTGGCGGAAGCACAGAAGCGCATGGGCGGCTTCCTGGGCGAAATTGCGCTCGCCGGCCCGCGATCCAGCTATCCGCTGGGCTTCCACCATGCGGCGCGGATTACCGATACCAGGCTGGCTCTGGTCGGCGATAGCGCCCACGCGATCCATCCGATCGCGGGGCAGGGGTTGAACCTCGGTTTCCGGGATGTCGCCGCGCTGGTGGAAGTGCTGGTGGACGGCATGCGGCTAGGGCTGGACCCCGGCGATGCGCAGTTGCTGGCGCGCTATCAGCGCTGGCGCGGGCTGGATGCCATGTCGGTCAGTGTGGCGATGGATGGGCTCGTGCGGCTGTTCGATGTGCCGGGGCGGATTCCGTCGCTGGTGCGGCGGGCAGGACTAGCAGCGGTGCAGCGCACTTCAATGCTCAAAGACCGGTTCATGGCGGAAGCGCGCGGGGAATCGGGCGCACTGCCTAAGCTGCTGATCGGCGAGATGATTTAG
- a CDS encoding cytochrome b, with protein MDRYNVVARALHWIIAILILFNLWLGFAHDSLPRQWQVMPVHKSVGLTVLALTLLRILWRLTHKPPPLPAQMPGWEKLTANATHLAFYIFMMVMPLTGWIMSSAGNRPLNWFFLFDVPKFGVSKGDAVVAFSAETHEIVGFLWAALIALHVAAALRHHFILKDNVLRRMLG; from the coding sequence GTGGATCGCTATAATGTTGTCGCCCGTGCGCTGCACTGGATCATAGCGATCCTGATCCTCTTCAACCTCTGGCTCGGCTTCGCCCATGATTCCCTGCCGCGCCAATGGCAGGTGATGCCGGTTCACAAGTCGGTGGGCCTCACCGTCCTAGCGCTCACCCTATTGCGTATCCTGTGGCGGCTGACGCACAAGCCGCCACCGCTTCCCGCCCAAATGCCGGGCTGGGAAAAGCTCACGGCCAACGCCACGCATCTCGCCTTCTACATTTTCATGATGGTCATGCCGCTGACGGGCTGGATCATGAGTTCGGCCGGGAACCGGCCATTGAATTGGTTCTTCCTGTTCGACGTCCCCAAATTCGGCGTTTCGAAGGGCGATGCGGTCGTCGCCTTCTCGGCCGAAACGCATGAGATTGTGGGCTTCCTATGGGCTGCGCTGATAGCGCTGCATGTGGCGGCCGCGCTACGCCATCACTTCATCCTGAAGGATAATGTGCTGCGGCGGATGCTGGGATGA
- the acs gene encoding acetate--CoA ligase, whose translation MSDDFFPVPSEWAASALLDRDGRAADYQRSIQDPDAYWLERVKRLDWLTFPAKTNESSFNEADFGVKWFADGVLNVSANCIDRHLAERGDQTAIIWEPDSPDAEPRRYTYRQVHEEVCRFANVLKSAGAKKGDRITVYLPMIPEAAFALLACARIGAIHSVVFGGFSPEALAGRIIDCDSTLVITADEGCRAGKKVPLKANVDAALKDCPGVKTVVVVQATGGAVAMQDGRDLWLHEEAAKASADCAPEPMNAEDPLFILYTSGSTGKPKGVLHTTGGYLLWASLTHELCFDYRPGDIYWCAADIGWVTGHSYIVYGPLANGATTLMYEGVPNYPTASRIWEVVDRHQVQTIFTAPTALRALMKEGDEFVRSTSRKSLRLLGTVGEPINPEAWRWYHHVVGEDRCPIIDTWWQTETGAAMIAPMPGATDLKPGSATLPMPGVVPQIVDGEGKVLDGTAEGNLVIAQSWPGQMRTVWGDHERFFQTYFTTFPGKYTTGDGARRDADGYYWITGRVDDVINVSGHRMGTAEVESALVLHEAVAEAAVVGFPHDIKGQGIYAYVTLNSGEEPSDALRKALVAWVRTEIGPIATPDVIQFAPGLPKTRSGKIMRRILRKIAEGEVSAQALGDTSTLADPSVVDNLVANRQG comes from the coding sequence ATGTCTGACGATTTTTTCCCGGTACCTTCGGAATGGGCCGCTTCGGCGCTGCTCGACCGGGATGGACGTGCGGCAGATTATCAGCGATCGATCCAGGACCCGGACGCCTATTGGCTGGAACGGGTGAAGCGGCTCGACTGGCTGACCTTCCCTGCCAAGACCAATGAGAGCAGCTTCAACGAAGCTGATTTTGGCGTGAAGTGGTTTGCCGACGGCGTCCTCAACGTCAGCGCCAACTGCATCGACCGCCACCTTGCCGAACGTGGCGATCAAACCGCCATCATCTGGGAACCGGACTCCCCCGACGCTGAACCGCGCCGCTACACCTACAGGCAGGTTCATGAGGAAGTCTGCCGCTTCGCCAATGTGCTGAAGAGCGCGGGCGCGAAAAAGGGCGACCGCATCACCGTCTATCTACCGATGATCCCGGAGGCCGCCTTCGCCCTCCTCGCCTGCGCGCGGATCGGCGCGATTCACAGCGTCGTCTTCGGCGGCTTCTCGCCCGAGGCGCTGGCCGGACGCATCATCGACTGCGATTCAACCCTCGTCATCACCGCCGACGAAGGTTGTCGCGCGGGCAAGAAGGTGCCGCTCAAGGCCAATGTCGATGCGGCGCTGAAGGACTGCCCCGGCGTCAAGACGGTGGTGGTCGTCCAGGCAACCGGCGGCGCCGTCGCGATGCAGGATGGCCGCGACCTGTGGCTGCATGAGGAAGCGGCCAAAGCTTCCGCCGACTGCGCGCCCGAACCGATGAATGCGGAAGATCCGCTGTTCATCCTCTACACCTCTGGTTCGACCGGCAAGCCCAAGGGCGTCCTGCACACCACCGGCGGCTATTTGCTCTGGGCCAGCCTGACCCACGAACTCTGCTTTGATTACCGCCCCGGCGACATCTACTGGTGCGCGGCCGATATCGGCTGGGTCACCGGCCACAGCTATATCGTCTATGGCCCGCTGGCGAACGGCGCGACCACGCTGATGTATGAAGGCGTGCCCAACTATCCGACCGCCAGCCGTATTTGGGAAGTTGTTGACCGCCATCAGGTCCAGACCATCTTCACCGCTCCCACCGCCCTGCGCGCGCTGATGAAGGAAGGCGACGAGTTCGTGCGCTCGACCAGCCGCAAGTCGCTGCGCCTGCTCGGCACCGTGGGCGAGCCGATCAATCCCGAAGCCTGGCGCTGGTATCATCATGTCGTCGGCGAGGATCGCTGTCCGATCATCGACACGTGGTGGCAGACCGAAACGGGCGCCGCCATGATCGCGCCGATGCCCGGCGCCACGGACCTCAAGCCCGGCTCCGCTACCCTGCCGATGCCGGGCGTGGTGCCGCAGATCGTCGATGGCGAGGGCAAGGTGCTGGACGGCACGGCCGAGGGCAATCTGGTCATCGCGCAGAGCTGGCCCGGCCAGATGCGCACCGTCTGGGGCGACCATGAACGCTTTTTCCAGACCTATTTCACGACCTTCCCCGGCAAATATACGACCGGCGACGGCGCGCGGCGCGATGCGGACGGTTATTATTGGATCACCGGCCGGGTCGATGACGTCATCAACGTGTCCGGCCATCGCATGGGCACGGCAGAGGTCGAAAGCGCGCTCGTCCTGCATGAAGCAGTGGCGGAGGCCGCTGTCGTGGGCTTCCCGCACGATATCAAGGGCCAGGGCATCTATGCCTATGTGACGCTGAACAGCGGCGAAGAGCCAAGTGATGCTCTGCGCAAGGCGTTGGTTGCCTGGGTCCGCACCGAAATCGGGCCGATCGCGACCCCGGACGTCATCCAGTTCGCGCCCGGCCTGCCCAAGACCCGTTCGGGCAAGATCATGCGCCGCATCCTGCGCAAGATCGCGGAGGGCGAGGTTTCGGCCCAGGCGCTGGGCGACACAAGCACGCTCGCCGATCCGTCGGTGGTGGATAATCTGGTCGCCAATCGTCAGGGGTAA